The following proteins are encoded in a genomic region of Sorangiineae bacterium MSr12523:
- the murD gene encoding UDP-N-acetylmuramoyl-L-alanine--D-glutamate ligase, protein MLDLTGKHVAVLGLGLSGCAAARLCLARGAGVTAVDAKPWEALSEDARKLKDSGVRILAGAHPAEAIQHADLVVTSPGFPSFPELDAAIAAGVRVIGEVELSVQALPPRVPVVAVGGTNGKSTTTALIGAIFEQHGTRAFVGGNFGEPLSDYVDDAFDIAVLEVSSFQMERLETFKPKVSILLNVTPDHLDRYPSFEDYAHAKGNAFVRQTKDDVAVIPFRDDICWHEARRGDGIVRTFGPGGDVDVTPNTIIERTYGHVYPRSEIALVGSHNANNIAAAIAAVRAFSVPAQSIRDTLAKFTGLPHRTAFVTEIGGVRFYDDSKGTNVGASVTALRGLPESKVVLVAGGREKGGSYDPLVSVLRSKGRGVVVLGEAAETISNAVGNALPVRRIATAPSLEATMDAVVRAAFELAQPGDAVLLSPACSSLDMFRDYKHRGDEFVAAVNRLSPSRGVPTP, encoded by the coding sequence GTGCTCGACCTGACCGGAAAGCATGTCGCCGTGCTGGGCCTCGGCCTGAGTGGCTGCGCCGCCGCACGCCTTTGTCTTGCGCGCGGGGCAGGGGTCACCGCCGTGGACGCCAAACCGTGGGAGGCCCTGTCCGAGGACGCGCGAAAGCTGAAGGACAGCGGCGTGCGCATTCTGGCGGGTGCGCACCCGGCGGAGGCCATCCAGCATGCCGATCTGGTGGTGACGTCGCCCGGTTTTCCGTCGTTTCCCGAGTTGGACGCGGCCATCGCGGCCGGGGTGCGGGTCATCGGTGAGGTGGAGCTGTCCGTGCAGGCCCTTCCGCCGCGCGTTCCCGTGGTGGCGGTGGGCGGCACCAATGGCAAAAGCACCACCACGGCCCTGATTGGCGCCATTTTCGAGCAGCACGGCACCCGCGCCTTCGTGGGCGGCAACTTCGGCGAGCCGCTGAGCGACTACGTGGACGACGCCTTCGACATTGCGGTGCTCGAGGTGTCCAGCTTCCAAATGGAGCGCTTGGAGACGTTCAAGCCCAAGGTGTCCATTCTGCTCAACGTCACGCCGGATCACCTCGATCGGTATCCCTCGTTCGAGGATTACGCCCACGCCAAGGGCAATGCCTTCGTGCGGCAGACCAAGGACGACGTGGCGGTCATCCCATTCCGCGACGACATTTGCTGGCACGAAGCGCGCCGGGGCGACGGTATCGTGCGCACCTTCGGTCCGGGCGGGGACGTCGACGTCACGCCCAACACGATCATCGAACGCACCTACGGCCACGTCTACCCGCGCTCGGAAATCGCGCTGGTCGGCAGCCACAATGCCAACAACATCGCGGCCGCCATCGCCGCCGTGCGCGCGTTCAGCGTCCCCGCGCAGAGCATCCGCGACACCTTGGCGAAGTTCACCGGCCTTCCGCACCGCACCGCGTTCGTCACCGAGATCGGCGGTGTGCGCTTCTACGACGACTCCAAGGGTACCAACGTGGGCGCCTCCGTCACCGCCTTGCGCGGATTGCCCGAGTCCAAGGTCGTTCTCGTCGCAGGCGGGCGTGAGAAGGGCGGCAGCTACGATCCGCTCGTGTCCGTGCTTCGCTCCAAGGGCCGCGGGGTCGTCGTTCTGGGCGAAGCCGCGGAGACCATCTCCAACGCCGTTGGAAACGCGCTGCCGGTGCGCCGCATCGCCACGGCGCCGTCGCTCGAGGCGACGATGGACGCCGTCGTGCGTGCCGCCTTCGAGCTCGCACAGCCGGGCGACGCCGTGCTCCTTTCGCCGGCGTGCTCCAGCCTGGACATGTTCCGCGACTACAAGCACCGGGGGGACGAGTTCGTGGCCGCCGTCAACCGCCTGTCTCCGTCTCGAGGAGTGCCCACGCCATGA
- the murC gene encoding UDP-N-acetylmuramate--L-alanine ligase: MFRGRVRRVHFVGIGGIGMSGLAEILRTMEFEVSGSDRKPNEITHRLESMGVTFREGHAPEYVEGADVVVHSSAIQWDNPELTRARALEIPIISRGELLAELMRVKYTVAIAGSHGKTTTTSLVATVLRAAGLDPTVVVGGKVNALGSNARLGAGDLFVAEADESDGSFLRLTPTIAVVTNIDPEHLDHYGTFENLKAAFVEYANRTPFYGLSVLCLDHPHVQELLPRISRRHVTYGVSRQADYRASNLRFEGLATRFDCQRRGQSLGEFTVRMPGAHNVLNALGVIAVADELEIPLDVTRDAIASFHGVQRRFTVIGEPALEKGGRRGDVLIIDDYGHHPAEIEATLDAAQRGFDDRRVVVAFQPHRYTRTHALFEEFTRAFNKADLLVVTEVYPAGEQPIEGATGESLAHAIRAHGHHAVRYVPDKKQIAAELLDLVEPGDLVIALGAGDINASARELHAALSKGGG, from the coding sequence ATGTTCCGCGGTCGCGTACGGCGCGTTCACTTCGTGGGCATCGGCGGCATCGGCATGAGTGGCCTCGCCGAGATTCTCCGAACCATGGAGTTCGAGGTCTCGGGCTCGGATCGCAAGCCGAACGAGATCACGCATCGCCTCGAGAGCATGGGCGTCACCTTTCGCGAGGGGCACGCCCCGGAGTACGTCGAAGGGGCCGACGTGGTCGTGCACTCCAGTGCGATCCAGTGGGACAATCCCGAGCTGACACGCGCCCGGGCCCTGGAGATCCCCATCATTTCGCGCGGTGAGCTTCTCGCCGAGTTGATGCGCGTGAAGTACACCGTGGCCATTGCGGGCTCGCACGGAAAGACCACCACGACGTCGCTGGTGGCCACCGTGCTGCGTGCGGCGGGGCTCGATCCGACCGTGGTGGTCGGAGGCAAGGTGAATGCGCTTGGCTCGAATGCGCGTCTCGGTGCGGGCGACTTGTTCGTCGCCGAGGCCGACGAAAGCGATGGCTCGTTCTTGCGGCTCACCCCGACCATCGCCGTGGTGACGAACATCGATCCCGAGCACCTCGACCACTACGGCACGTTCGAGAACTTGAAAGCGGCCTTCGTCGAGTACGCGAACCGCACGCCGTTTTATGGCCTCTCGGTGCTCTGCCTCGATCACCCGCACGTGCAGGAGCTGCTCCCGCGCATCTCGCGCCGCCACGTCACCTACGGCGTCTCGCGCCAGGCCGACTACCGTGCGAGCAACCTGCGCTTCGAGGGGCTTGCGACCCGCTTCGATTGCCAGCGGCGCGGGCAGAGCCTGGGCGAGTTCACCGTGCGCATGCCCGGCGCCCACAACGTGCTCAACGCCTTGGGCGTCATTGCCGTGGCGGACGAGCTGGAGATCCCGCTGGACGTCACGCGCGATGCGATCGCGTCCTTCCACGGCGTCCAGCGTCGCTTCACCGTCATCGGCGAGCCGGCGCTCGAGAAGGGCGGCCGCCGCGGTGACGTTCTGATCATCGACGACTACGGCCACCACCCGGCGGAAATCGAGGCCACCCTCGATGCCGCGCAGCGCGGATTCGACGATCGCCGCGTCGTCGTCGCCTTCCAGCCGCACCGCTACACGCGCACGCACGCGCTGTTCGAGGAGTTCACCCGCGCCTTCAACAAGGCCGACCTGCTCGTCGTCACCGAGGTGTACCCCGCGGGCGAGCAGCCCATCGAGGGCGCGACCGGAGAGTCGCTTGCCCACGCCATCCGCGCCCACGGCCACCACGCCGTGCGCTACGTGCCGGACAAGAAGCAAATCGCCGCCGAGCTGCTCGATCTGGTCGAGCCCGGCGATCTGGTCATTGCTCTGGGCGCGGGCGACATCAACGCCAGCGCCCGCGAGCTGCACGCGGCTCTTTCCAAAGG
- a CDS encoding UDP-N-acetylglucosamine--N-acetylmuramyl-(pentapeptide) pyrophosphoryl-undecaprenol N-acetylglucosamine transferase, whose protein sequence is MFPALAIAAAASELAEVEVTFVGTAKGLESRITLPPGHRLELLDVLPIKGGGVWRAMRGSGVAAVATVRAVSLLRRVRPRVVLSVGGYASGPVAMAAAMLGIPLAIFEPNAAMGLANKVAAPFAQRAYLALVESEGGLPKIPPTVRASSVRILGVPLRQGFRGAPYRASSSARVLVLGGSQGAAPLNERVPEAMGRLVKEFPQLEIVHQSGRDRELVVRNAYEREKVDRVTVVPFIDDVAEAIAGADLVIARAGAGTVAEISAIGRAAILIPFPFAADDHQAKNAAVLAGAGGCLAIRQEAADGTRLASEVGRLLRDDATRTRMAEAARAFGRPDSARLVAEDLLRLGRWHVEANAPPVPKAVTNGVSRTTNGSGNYRRIPETH, encoded by the coding sequence GTGTTCCCCGCGCTGGCCATTGCGGCGGCGGCGAGCGAGCTCGCGGAGGTGGAGGTCACCTTCGTGGGCACCGCCAAGGGGCTCGAATCGCGCATCACGCTGCCGCCGGGCCACCGGCTCGAGCTGCTCGATGTTCTGCCCATCAAGGGCGGCGGCGTCTGGCGCGCCATGCGCGGAAGCGGCGTCGCCGCCGTGGCCACGGTGCGTGCGGTCTCGCTGCTCCGCCGCGTGCGCCCGCGCGTGGTGCTGAGCGTGGGCGGCTATGCCTCGGGCCCCGTGGCCATGGCCGCCGCAATGCTGGGCATTCCGCTGGCCATTTTCGAGCCGAACGCCGCCATGGGCCTGGCCAACAAGGTGGCCGCGCCGTTCGCGCAGCGCGCCTATCTCGCGCTGGTGGAGTCGGAGGGCGGTCTGCCGAAGATTCCGCCCACCGTGCGCGCCTCCAGCGTGCGCATCCTCGGTGTGCCCTTGCGCCAAGGTTTCCGCGGTGCCCCGTACCGGGCGTCGTCCTCGGCGCGCGTTCTCGTGCTGGGCGGAAGCCAGGGCGCGGCCCCGCTCAACGAGCGCGTGCCGGAGGCCATGGGCCGGCTGGTCAAAGAGTTCCCGCAGCTCGAAATCGTGCACCAGTCGGGCCGCGACCGCGAGCTCGTGGTGCGCAATGCCTATGAGCGCGAAAAGGTCGACCGCGTCACGGTCGTGCCCTTCATCGACGACGTGGCCGAGGCCATCGCCGGCGCCGATCTGGTGATTGCGCGCGCCGGAGCGGGCACCGTCGCGGAAATCTCGGCCATCGGGCGCGCGGCGATCCTCATCCCGTTCCCCTTCGCGGCCGACGACCATCAGGCCAAAAATGCCGCCGTCCTCGCCGGCGCCGGCGGGTGTCTCGCCATTCGCCAAGAGGCGGCCGACGGCACGCGCCTCGCTTCCGAGGTCGGGCGCCTGCTTCGCGACGATGCGACGCGCACCCGCATGGCGGAAGCCGCACGCGCCTTCGGGCGCCCCGATTCCGCACGCCTGGTCGCCGAGGATCTCCTCCGCCTGGGACGATGGCACGTCGAGGCCAACGCACCGCCGGTGCCCAAGGCCGTCACCAACGGCGTTTCCCGCACCACCAATGGCTCCGGCAACTACCGCCGCATCCCGGAGACGCATTGA
- the ftsW gene encoding putative lipid II flippase FtsW: MRIEAGAMRSSVAPPPNLRTRIQVQLAAPLDATPNAIKAAGPMDPVLAAIVVALIGFGVVMVYSASAVEATVRYKNPQFFLTRQGLYSLAALGVLFVTSRIDYHRLYKLTYPVLAGVGILLTMCVVGLGHNAGGAARWLAVGPIHVQPVEMAKLAIVAWLAYSLAKKADRVKTFTVGFLPHLIISGVFIVLCIKQPDFGSAVELLFLTFTLLFVAGAKVGYIMGGTILGSMFAVIAVRFSEYRYLRYLAWENMEQYKQTLAYQPWQSVMAFGSGQVWGLGLGRGLQTLYLPEAHTDFVSAIIGEEFGFIGIAGLCGAYLLLVLRGIRASLRAPDDYGSYLAFGIATMFGIQALLNLSVALAILPTKGLTLPFVSFGGSSLLVNAAAAGILLSVSRQGGADGSR, from the coding sequence ATGAGGATCGAAGCCGGCGCCATGCGCAGCTCGGTTGCGCCCCCTCCCAACCTGCGCACGCGCATTCAAGTGCAACTCGCCGCGCCGCTCGATGCGACGCCGAACGCCATCAAAGCGGCCGGTCCCATGGATCCCGTGCTGGCCGCCATCGTCGTCGCCCTCATCGGCTTCGGCGTGGTCATGGTGTACAGCGCGTCGGCCGTCGAGGCGACGGTGCGGTACAAGAACCCGCAGTTCTTCCTGACGCGGCAAGGCCTCTACTCGCTGGCGGCCCTCGGTGTGCTCTTCGTTACGAGCCGCATCGATTATCACCGCCTCTACAAGCTGACCTACCCCGTGCTCGCGGGCGTCGGCATCCTGCTCACGATGTGCGTCGTCGGCCTCGGTCACAACGCCGGTGGTGCGGCGCGGTGGCTCGCGGTCGGGCCCATCCACGTGCAGCCCGTCGAGATGGCGAAGCTCGCCATCGTCGCCTGGCTCGCCTATTCCCTCGCAAAAAAGGCCGATCGCGTGAAGACGTTCACCGTCGGCTTTCTGCCCCATCTCATCATTTCCGGGGTCTTCATCGTTTTGTGCATCAAGCAGCCGGACTTCGGCAGCGCCGTCGAGCTCCTGTTTTTGACCTTCACCTTGCTCTTCGTGGCCGGCGCCAAGGTCGGCTACATCATGGGCGGCACCATTCTGGGCAGCATGTTCGCGGTCATCGCCGTTCGATTCAGCGAATACCGCTACCTGCGCTACCTGGCGTGGGAAAACATGGAGCAGTACAAGCAAACCCTGGCCTACCAGCCGTGGCAGTCGGTCATGGCGTTCGGCTCCGGCCAAGTGTGGGGGCTCGGCCTCGGTCGAGGGCTTCAGACCTTGTACCTGCCGGAGGCCCATACCGACTTCGTCTCGGCCATCATTGGCGAGGAATTCGGCTTCATCGGCATCGCCGGGCTGTGCGGCGCGTACCTTCTCCTGGTCTTGCGGGGTATTCGCGCCTCCTTGCGGGCGCCCGACGATTACGGCAGCTACCTGGCGTTCGGTATTGCGACGATGTTTGGCATCCAGGCGCTCCTGAACCTTTCGGTGGCGCTCGCCATTCTTCCAACCAAGGGGCTGACGTTGCCCTTCGTGAGCTTTGGTGGCTCGTCGCTCTTGGTGAACGCCGCCGCTGCAGGCATCCTGCTGAGCGTGTCGCGACAAGGTGGAGCCGATGGCAGCAGGTGA